The Arachis hypogaea cultivar Tifrunner chromosome 14, arahy.Tifrunner.gnm2.J5K5, whole genome shotgun sequence DNA window AAGTTCTCAATTGAAGCAtattttattgcttgtttggttttATGGTATCAATCATAAACTCCCATTTAGAGTAGGTGACATGATTCTTAAActaattttgttttgattaattttaatcaAACATTTGCATCTAAACCCCTGCTTGAGAAGTGTAAAGAGGCCATAAAATGTAGCTCTATTTTGGAAAACTAGTTTTATAGTAAGTTTCAAATGCATGATACTTATTAACCAAAATCAATTGCAAGTTTCTTAACATAAAATCTAATACAAAACAAGCTTTTGCTCCAGCTCATGTTCACAAAATCAATTCCAAACAAAACAATATTTTACAAAAGAAACTACAAAGATATACTATATAACATGCAATATGGCCTTCATGTCAAGTTGTCAACACTAAGTTAAAAGAGGTTTTTGAGAAGAAGCCTACCTCAGAACCCTCAAATTTGATATACTTCACTTGATTTAATTGTTTGAGAAGTAGAAAAGCATGAAGTCCTGTTTGTGTGTCCTTCTCACATTTTCACAGAGTGATATCAGCAAAAGCATTATGAGCAGACAGTGGATCTACCAGTGTAATACACTGTGATATAAAACCATAAGCACAGTATCTGAATCTTTTCAAATGTGAAGCAAAAACATAGATCAGACAGCTACTTGGCTTATAAGATGCAGATTCAGCTTCTTGTTTCATGAAAAAACTAAAGAATACCACAACCAATAACCTTTTACACCATGATTTTACTACCAATCTCTCCGTTAAGATGGAACTTTTCCTTTTAAGTGGAACCTCAGATTTAAACTATGAATCTGTTTGTTCTTTAGTTCActttaaaaaagagaaagagaaagcttgaCATAAAACTCCAACCAATCTAAAATTCTCACATATCAAATCATCAAAGCAAaactgaaaagagagaaaaagaaggaaacatcaacataccaaaaagaaaaaaatgctcaatTAGAAGCAGCAACAGCTATAAGTTCTTGTTGAAAGATGGTATTGGTGCGAATTGTGAAAACAAAAAAACTTCTGTTCATAGGAAAGAAATGTTAATACGAAATAAAAGAAGTGAAAGATGGTATTGGTGCGAATTATGGTTTATATTAAATCTATGGCTTGACTTGAGTAGTGAGTCATTTATATGATGATGCAATAACAATGACTTGGAACCAACTAAACTAAAATGCAAACTCTGACTCAAATTAAGGAAGAGTACTTATTAGAGATACAAATTGCAAATTGGacagtcaagtcaaaatttaatGAGATAGTTATATTACATTGATGATTCATCATTTCATTTCACTCATAATTATGTTTACTTGTTGAAGCTCTCATGATATCAAGAGCAGGATTAATAATTCTTTTGCCTAATAAAAAATCTTCTTTTGCTTCACAACTGGAAATCAAATGCATACAACACAAGTCCAAAGAAATCCCTCAATCAAGCATGGTCCAAAAAAATAACAACCATAGTAGCAAACTCTCAAACACAACATTGGAGAAAATCTCCATCATGCAACTCAATGCACATACTCCTGACAAAaacataactaatatttataaaaaaaaaacttgtttcACATAACAAAATATCACAGCCAGTAGAATCATATAACTTATTCACAAAAAATTgatgtttttttttctaaaaatcctTTCAAACATGAATCATTATCATAAAAACAGGAATGAGTATACAGAAAGAAGTATTAGACCTAATCAAAGCAAGATATTAATCACTATTAAATACTATAATCAATGAGCTCAGAACTGAAACTGAAATCACATTCCAATTCCAAACAAATTAAGTTAATAATATTTCAAACCTAGAACAAACCTGTTCTTGAAAAAGATGAACAGGAACAGGAAGATGCGAGGAGGGAGAGAGGCGAGGGAGACAACACGAATACGAAGCACAACTCGAGCAGACGCAGAGGCAAGAGACGCGCGAGCAACCGAGCTCAGACGGAGGAGAGAGGCCACGCACAACCACACAACGCAGAGGATCTGAACAGAGTCGCGATGATGGCGGCGAAAACGCAGTGGCGGTGAACCGAGATGAGCTGTGATGACGAACACAAACGAGAACGATTTCCTTCTAGAATAAGAAGCGTGGTGGCCATGCAAATCCAAATCGGCGGCGAGGCGGTGCCGACGCCGGTGGAACCTCCGTGAATTTGAAGAAAAGCCTCGTTAGGGATTGGTTTTCATGGAGGAGGGGCTCTCTACTAGGGTTTCATTTTGTTTGAAATGAATTGGAAAAAATCTGAAAAGAAGGGTTGGAGTGAAATTAACAAGGGTATTTTGGTCTTTTTACTTTGTTATACACATTTCCTTCCCATTGGAATCAAAGATAACCAGGGGGGAGATGGGAATTAAATCAGTGGGATTTTGATTCCAAGGAATAAAACTTGCCTGGGAATATATTTTAaaactttgaaacaaacatgggaATAAGATATTCCCATCTAAACATTCCTGGGAATGCTTTCGTCGGTATCGCCACTGCATTCCAAAGGCTTCTGGAATCGAGTAAAGGCTCCTCTTCTGCCTCTGAGATCGAGAGTAAGCGCCTTTTTCGTCAACATATCTCCTCCACGAATGACTCCTTGGACTTCATTTTCATCTGATCTGCCTCAGATCCGCCTTGCTGTCATCGTTTGTTCGTCTCAGATCTACGTTGCCAAGGTCTTCCAGCCACCGTTGCTGCTCTTGTCGCAACACCACACCTCTGCCGCTTGTACCGCCGCCGTTCTTACGCGTAGACGCACAAGATTATTGCTGCTGGTAGgtcttcttcctttatttttTCGATTTTGGTTTGAATATTTAGAAGCATGTGATTCTCTCTGTGTTATTACTTTTGTCCtgtttgcttgctttgtttatgcttagttttctaattttttgagtTTATGTTGCTTGCTTCGTTTGAATTTGCTTTCTGATTTTGCATGTTGCTTGTTAGGTTCATTTTAGCTTCATAGTTATATAAGTAATCATTGTTTCATACTAGTATATAAGCCTTGTACTCAATTATTTCACATCATCAATGATTCCAATCCTCATCTATTCTCTTAATTGTAATATTTCAATACTTCACTGTTGTTGAAAttctctgctcttctagttcaTGTTTCTATGAATGTAATGTGCTTATATCAGAAAGGAAAATATTTATCTGAGACGTTTGAGACGTCAAATCTGCTAAATCAATATGCTTACTACTTCTAGTATTAACCCTTAGACTTTCTGCTTGATTGATAGTAAAGATGTAGCGTGAAGGGATTGTGAGGAAGGAATGTTTTTGTATAAtgaaggtgtttgatgaaatgcctcaaaGGAATATGAGTTCTTTGAATTTTATAGTTTTCTCCTTGTTTATGTTTACTAGGTTTAATTTTTGGAAAATGGAACTTTGTAAATGAGGCAGGTTCAATTGATGAATTAAATTTAATAGCATTTAAAAAttctctcaaattttaaaattttttatttatccaaACACATTTATAGTGATCAGTTCATAAGGAACCATTGCTACACTTGAACCCAGATGCCATTTTTAGGGAAAATCATGGCTACTATTTCTTTCATTAATGTTTTTTGTCCATCACTAACATAATTTATGGTTTTTTTCCCTTATAAATGTGCTTACTAATATCATAAATGTGCATACTAAAGCATTTGGCCAACAACTTTCTGATTGGACATGGCGGATTTTCTGACCTCTACCCACAGTGCCAAGTGGATCTTCACTCCTCGACAGTTGGTACTTGTTTCTTTTTATCATTTCTATTCATCTATGTTTCTTTTCCGGCTGTAAGGACTTCTttgaaaaagaaaccataaatcaTGACTCATGAGGCATAGTCCTTTATGTTCTTGTGAATTTTTGTATTGAGTACTGTGGTGATCAACAATCTTCAATTTCAGGTCCCCATGATGTTAAAATTAGAATCAAAGCTATTGGTATTTGTGGAAGTGATGTTCATTACGATAAGGTAAGAGCCTGAAAGTTCTTATTATCACTAATTATTAGTACTCTAGCGTTTGCTTAATTCTGTTCTTTGAACACTACTAAACTTTGTTGCTAGACTATGAGAAACCTATGGTACTAGGGCATGAATGTGCTGTAATCATTCAAGAACTTGGCACTCAAGTTCAATCTCTTGCAGTAGGGGACATGGTAGCCTTAGAGCCTGGAATCAGTTGCCAAACATACCCATATATGAGAAGATATTCATAAATCAAAGTTATTTTTTGGATACAAATTTGATACATGAGAAGATTTGTAATTAAAAGAAGCAACACAGTCGAAGTTGGAGGCagtaagaaaaatagaaggcaataaagaggcagcaaaaatgaaaagaaagtcaAAGTTGCAATAAAATATAATGAGTGAGTGAAAGACACGTGGatcaaaaaaatatgaagaaagttGGTATCTCAAAGGTTAAGGCTCTTACCAAGTCTACATAGAAATCAAATTTAATGCAGAGATGAGAATGAGTAATGATGACAAAAGCCACCGCGCTTTTGCATATTATATATATTGCTCAATCAATATAACAGTGCAAAatagattacaaaaaataaataaatagaggaatAAAAACTATAAGAACTTGGCACTCAAGTTCAATCTATTGAATGTTCCATTATGTTTTCAGGTGGTGCATGATCCGTGAGCATCTATTCTgtttttttctagtgaatttgtacTTGAATtactaagtttaatcaagatttaatatattttagccattttgaatgctactttgagtcgtgtgcaattttACTTATTTCAAGTAACATTTTGGATGAATTTTGCAAAGTTTAAGCCAAGACTAGAGAATGGAAAAAACGAAGAATTGATGTTGTccactccacgctgaacttggaatcaACGTGGAGCACTAACCCTCCATCCAGTCAATTCGGCCttgtccacgctgaacttggaattttCTAAGTTCAGCGTGGAATCCACGCACTAAAGGAGAACCATGTACtatcccacgctgaacttggaattttccaagttcagcgtggattcaaAGGAAAAGCGTGAATCAATActgcctcctccacgctgaacttgaggtttcccaagttcagcgtggaccctCAACACGCATGTGGTCCCCAGGCTTTCATACAAAGCTGCGCATGAAGACAAATTTATTCTGattgaatttgtattttattttaaaataggaaaagatattattttagttttagaaaaataatttacattaattaggattagatataaaaagggaaaagaatcagtccTTCGGGGTTCTTCTTCTCTCTTAGACCTCATTCCAAAATTTACAATTTTTCAAAATCctaattttctctctgaaccatgagcatctaaacctctactgttaaggttaggagctctatctattgtatgtattgatactattatttttctattttaattcatatactgatttataattcaagaattgttttcgttctttattttatgaattcgggtggaacagaagtatgacccttgttctaattgagtttttgtataacttggaaaagctctttacttgaacaacagtttgaaaacaatttctcctaaatttctaattatctggacttaacgggatacgtgacatataatcctcttatatttgggtaattagggtttttgtggcatataaactacaattgaacttcaccttctaattggaattaagtgaccaagaaattggcggttgatgaattttagaggagactaaaaaggtctaaggaattagggtttagtcacatatagtttgccatgaattaaatcttgcatgattaaaatagttagtaagaaaagtcaattcggaaaatagataactctgaagcatTAACTGTTTCTctatatattattcacaacttgtttactgcttgctttctgatattctgaatttactgttaatgcttttgaaccttcaacaccattttctgtttgtctgactaagccaatcacttaaccattgttgcttgatccatcaattctcgtgggatcgaccctcactcacttgaggtattacttggtacaacccggtgcacttgtcggttagtttgtgggttataaattccacaccaaatttttggcgccgttgccggagattgattgtgattaacaactactcGTTATTTGATtccttagattagataattttttttttaattagttttattttaatattattaatttttattttttattttttgttcctttaattcttttcctctttttcgtTAGTATCTCCCTccctgtttctttctttttcttttcttttattatttagttttaaaaaaaataaaaacaaaaaaataaaaaaaacctaagaatttttttaaaaataagaagaCTTTCGTTCTCTTTCTgttatttatttctcttttaatattttattttttttcttcaatagGCGTTTTAgctttgaatttattttaatttgcaccttacattttcaaatttttctggctttattttttcttaatttctgattttaagtttggtgttctctagttatttttattttaatttttcttaattatttgggttaataatttcaaaatttttttgtcttattttaatagtaattttcaaattttagtgtttaatttatttagtattttttttatttctttacacaggttacctcattgggaattctctatactctgacgtagagaatttcatcttttcttgtcttttgtctgtttatgagcaagaacagggacaaggaacctctgttagactttgatcctgaacctgaaaggactttcaggcggcgtttacaacaagcaagactctACATGGctgcagagtccactatggatcaCAATCATGCTGCTAATGCCAAAATG harbors:
- the LOC112741651 gene encoding uncharacterized protein, which encodes MLSSVSPLHSKGFWNRVKAPLLPLRSRVSAFFVNISPPRMTPWTSFSSDLPQIRLAVIVCSSQIYVAKVFQPPLLLLSQHHTSAACTAAVLTRRRTRLLLLHLANNFLIGHGGFSDLYPQCQVDLHSSTVGPHDVKIRIKAIGICGSDVHYDKTMRNLWY